A window of the Miscanthus floridulus cultivar M001 chromosome 14, ASM1932011v1, whole genome shotgun sequence genome harbors these coding sequences:
- the LOC136504838 gene encoding uncharacterized protein, with protein MATITTAADQQPNPSASSRRPWILFDAGAYIGDCPNGTTAEHFTSNNKSIKVSIWPDDPPAPSRLFVHLPDLGPNLLLEDARIVSSADRFLLLRVRISCPTIRSREMGDYFIYRAERPSLRLLPKPRPFHDDEVGLLPRGEHFTIAVLSLDMHGFDLHLFKSESWAWTTFSKVPIVTPQRAFPIEIPRKAFRLNDHITTTAITLGGEGGTMGWVDLWRGILFCDVLSSSPTLRGVPLPLPRSLVNHGKGIEGCPKPYRGIAVVQGCLRMVEMEVHFDGPPMLDPETGHVNFRIRDWELSTYTNRKISGAWEDWQLDCTAKASHIDIDEGMQWQLLQSGLLNVKQEGRGQKLENLHTCQPVLSLDNNGVVYLLTKVKFMQSRAWVLAVDIKGKRIQSLAEFSTDRNLVLSHEYCPSSISSYINARATPASGGSLGCLMSQLQQADDGSQVQHKD; from the exons ATGGCTACCATCACTACCGCTGCCGACCAACAACCAAATCCATCGGCATCCTCTCGTCGGCCCTGGATCCTCTTCGACGCCGGTGCCTACATCGGCGATTGCCCCAACGGCACCACTGCAGAACACTTCACGAGTAACAACAAGTCCATCAAGGTTTCCATCTGGCCCGATGACCCGCCGGCCCCCTCCCGCCTGTTCGTGCACTTACCCGATCTGGGCCCTAACCTCCTTTTGGAGGATGCCCGTATCGTTTCCTCTGCGGACCGCTTCCTCCTCCTCCGCGTCCGCATCAGTTGCCCAACCATCAGGTCGCGGGAGATGGGCGACTACTTCATCTACCGGGCTGAACGCCCGTCGCTTCGGCTGCTCCCCAAGCCCCGCCCCTTCCATGACGACGAAGTTGGCCTCCTTCCTCGCGGTGAGCACTTCACCATCGCTGTGCTGTCCCTTGATATGCACGGGTTCGATCTTCACTTGTTCAAGTCCGAATCGTGGGCCTGGACCACTTTCAGCAAGGTGCCAATAGTGACACCTCAGAGAGCGTTCCCGATCGAGATCCCCCGGAAAGCTTTTAGGCTTAACGATCATATTACAACCACGGCTATCACCCTCGGAGGTGAAGGTGGCACCATGGGCTGGGTCGATCTCTGGCGTGGAATCTTGTTCTGTGATGTGCTCAGCAGCAGCCCCACACTCCGTGGAGTACCCCTGCCACTGCCACGTTCCTTGGTCAATCACGGGAAGGGGATTGAAGGCTGCCCCAAGCCATATCGGGGCATTGCTGTTGTTCAAGGTTGCCTCAGGATGGTTGAAATGGAAGTTCATTTTGATGGCCCTCCAATGCTTGACCCTGAAACTGGGCATGTTAACTTTAGAATCCGAGACTGGGAGCTCTCCACATATACAAACAGGAAGATCAGTGGTGCTTGGGAGGATTGGCAGTTGGACTGCACAGCCAAGGCTTCTCACATCGATATCGACGAAGGAATGCAGTGGCAATTGCTGCAATCTGGATTGCTCAATGTAAAACAAGAAGGAAGAGGGCAGAAACTCGAAAACCTCCACACATGTCAACCTGTTCTCAGCCTGGATAATAATGGTGTTGTTTACTTGCTGACGAAGGTGAAGTTCATGCAATCCAGGGCATGGGTTCTTGCTGTTGACATTAAGGGCAAAAGAATACAGTCACTGGCTGAGTTCAGCACTGACAGAAACTTGGTCCTGTCCCATGAATATTGCCCTAGTAGTATATCCAGTTATATCAATGCTCGGGCAACACCAG CATCAGGTGGCAGCTTAGGATGTTTGATGAGCCAATTGCAGCAAGCTGATGACGGGAGCCAAGTGCAGCATAAAGACTGA
- the LOC136504964 gene encoding uncharacterized protein, with product MATITTAADQQPNPSASSRRPWILFDAGAYIGDCPNGTTAEHFTSNNKSIKVSIWPDDPPAPSRLFVHLPDLGPNLLLEDARIVSSADRFLLLRVRISCPTIRSREMGDYFIYRAERPSLRLLPKPRPFHDDEVGLLPRGEHFTIAVLSLDMHGFDLHLFKSESWAWTTFSKVPIVTPQRAFPIEIPRKAFRLNDHITTTAITLGGEGGTMGWVDLWRGILFCDVLSSSPTLRGVPLPLPRSLVNHGKGIEGCPKPYRGIAVVQGCLRMVEMEVHFDGPPMLDPETGHVNFRIRDWELSTYTNRKISGAWEDWQLDCTAKASHIDIDEGMQWQLLQSGLLNVKQEGRGQKLENLHTCQPVLSLDNNGVVYLLTKVKFMQSRAWVLAVDIKGKRIQSLAEFSTDRNLVLSHEYCPSSISSYINARATPASGGSLGCLMSQLQQADDGSQVQHKD from the coding sequence ATGGCTACCATCACTACCGCTGCCGACCAACAACCAAATCCATCGGCATCCTCTCGTCGGCCCTGGATCCTCTTCGACGCCGGTGCCTACATCGGCGATTGCCCCAACGGCACCACTGCAGAACACTTCACGAGTAACAACAAGTCCATCAAGGTTTCCATCTGGCCCGATGACCCGCCGGCCCCCTCCCGCCTGTTCGTGCACTTACCCGATCTGGGCCCTAACCTCCTTTTGGAGGATGCCCGTATCGTTTCCTCTGCGGACCGCTTCCTCCTCCTCCGCGTCCGCATCAGTTGCCCAACCATCAGGTCGCGGGAGATGGGCGACTACTTCATCTACCGGGCTGAACGCCCGTCGCTTCGGCTGCTCCCCAAGCCCCGCCCCTTCCATGACGACGAAGTTGGCCTCCTTCCTCGCGGTGAGCACTTCACCATCGCTGTGCTGTCCCTTGATATGCACGGGTTCGATCTTCACTTGTTCAAGTCCGAATCGTGGGCCTGGACCACTTTCAGCAAGGTGCCAATAGTGACACCTCAGAGAGCGTTCCCGATCGAGATCCCCCGGAAAGCTTTTAGGCTTAACGATCATATTACAACCACGGCTATCACCCTCGGAGGTGAAGGTGGCACCATGGGCTGGGTCGATCTCTGGCGTGGAATCTTGTTCTGTGATGTGCTCAGCAGCAGCCCCACACTCCGTGGAGTACCCCTGCCACTGCCACGTTCCTTGGTCAATCACGGGAAGGGGATTGAAGGCTGCCCCAAGCCATATCGGGGCATTGCTGTTGTTCAAGGTTGCCTCAGGATGGTTGAAATGGAAGTTCATTTTGATGGCCCTCCAATGCTTGACCCTGAAACTGGGCATGTTAACTTTAGAATCCGAGACTGGGAGCTCTCCACATATACAAACAGGAAGATCAGTGGTGCTTGGGAGGATTGGCAGTTGGACTGCACAGCCAAGGCTTCTCACATCGATATCGACGAAGGAATGCAGTGGCAATTGCTGCAATCTGGATTGCTCAATGTAAAACAAGAAGGAAGAGGGCAGAAACTCGAAAACCTCCACACATGTCAACCTGTTCTCAGCCTGGATAATAATGGTGTTGTTTACTTGCTGACGAAGGTGAAGTTCATGCAATCCAGGGCATGGGTTCTTGCTGTTGACATTAAGGGCAAAAGAATACAGTCACTGGCTGAGTTCAGCACTGACAGAAACTTGGTCCTGTCCCATGAATATTGCCCTAGTAGTATATCCAGTTATATCAATGCTCGGGCAACACCAG